In Dama dama isolate Ldn47 chromosome 9, ASM3311817v1, whole genome shotgun sequence, the following proteins share a genomic window:
- the LOC133061366 gene encoding acidic leucine-rich nuclear phosphoprotein 32 family member B-like, giving the protein MDMKRRIHLELRNRTPAAVRELVLDNCKSSDGKIEGLTAEFVNLEFLSLINVGLISVSNLPKLPKLKKLELSDNRICGGLDMLAEKLPNLTHLNLSGSKLKDISTLEPLKKLECLKSLDLFNCEVTNLNDYQESVFKLLPQLTYLDGYDQEDREAPDSDAEVDGVDEEEDDEEGEDEDKEEDEDGKEEEFGDEEDDDEDEDVEGEEDEDKVSGEEEEFGHDGEGDEDDEDEDEDKDEDEEEEESGKGEKRKRETDDEGEDD; this is encoded by the coding sequence atggaCATGAAGAGGAGGATCCACCTGGAGCTGAGGAACCGGACCCCGGCAGCTGTTCGAGAACTTGTCCTGGACAATTGCAAATCAAGtgatgggaaaattgagggctTAACAGCTGAATTTGTGAACTTAGAGTTCCTCAGTTTAATAAATGTAGGCTTGATTTCAGTTTCAAATCTTCCCAAACTACCTAAATTGAAAAAGCTTGAGCTCAGTGACAATAGAATCTGTGGAGGTCTGGATATGTTAGCAGAAAAACTTCCAAATCTTACACATCTAAACTTAAGTGGAAGTAAACTGAAAGATATCAGCACCCTGGAACCTTTGAAAAAGTTGGAATGTCTGAAGAGCCTGGATCTGTTTAACTGTGAGGTTACTAACCTGAATGACTACCAAGAGAGTGTCTTCAAGCTCCTGCCCCAACTGACCTATCTGGATGGCTATGACCAGGAGGATCGTGAAGCCCCAGATTCAGATGCCGAGGTGGATGGTGTGGATGAAGAAGAGGATGatgaggaaggagaggatgaggataaggaggaggatgaagacgGCAAGGAAGAAGAGTTTGGTGATGAAGAAGATGACGATGAAGATGAAGATGTAGAAGGGGAGGAAGATGAAGATAAAGTCAGTGGGGAGGAAGAAGAATTTGGACATGATGGAGAAGGTGATGAAGATGATGAGGATGAGGATGAAGACAAAGATGaagatgaagaagaggaagaaagcggGAAAGgtgaaaagaggaagagagaaacagatgaTGAAGGAGAAGATGATTAG
- the LOC133062862 gene encoding olfactory receptor 2T27, with product MEWSNYSMYADFVLLGLFSNTRFPWLLFAFIVLVFVISVASNTMMIILIHLDSRLHTPMYFLLSQLSIMDILYISTIVPKMLVDQMVDQRAISFAGCTAQHFLYLTLAGAEFFLLGLMSYDRYVAICHPLRYPVLMNRKVCLLIVVAAWLGGSIDGFLLTPVTMQFPFCASREINHFFCEVPALLKLSCMDTSAYETAMYVCCIMMLLIPFSVISASYTRILITVYRMKEAEGRQKAVATCSSHMVVVSLFYGAAMYTYVLPHSYHTPEQDKAVSAFYTILTPLLNPLIYSLRNKDVTGALQKALGRCSSSGRYTFQRNFICC from the coding sequence ATGGAGTGGAGCAATTATTCCATGTATGCCGACTTTGTCCTCTTGGGCTTGTTCAGCAACACACGTTTCCCCTGGCTTCTCTTTGCTTTTATCGTCCTGGTATTTGTCATCTCAGTAGCCAGCAACACCATGATGATCATTCTCATCCACCTGGACTCCCGTCTCCACACTCCCATGTACTTCCTGCTCAGCCAGCTTTCCATCATGGATATCTTGTACATTTCCACCATTGTGCCCAAGATGCTGGTTGACCAAATGGTAGACCAAAGGGCCATTTCCTTTGCAGGATGCACTGCCCAGCACTTTCTCTATTTGACCTTGGCAGGAGCTGAGTTCTTCCTTCTAGGACTCAtgtcctatgaccgctatgttgcCATCTGCCATCCTCTGCGCTATCCTGTCCTTATGAATCGCAAAGTCTGCTTGTTGATTGTggtggcagcctggctgggagggtCCATAGATGGCTTCTTACTTACACCAGTCACCATGCAGTTCCCTTTCTGTGCTTCTCGGGAAATAAATCACTTCTTCTGTGAGGTACCTGCTCTTCTGAAGCTCTCCTGTATGGATACATCAGCCTATGAGACAGCCATGTATGTCTGCTGTATCATGATGCTCCTCAttcctttctctgtcatctcagcCTCTTACACAAGGATTCTCATTACTGTTTACAGAATGAAAGAGGCGGAAGGGAGGCAAAAGGCAGTGGCCACTTGCTCCTCACACATGGTAGTTGTCAGTCTCTTTTATGGGGCTGCCATGTACACCTATGTGCTACCTCACTCTTACCATACTCCTGAGCAGGACAAGGCTGTGTCTGCCTTCTACACTATCCTTACTCCCCTGCTCAACCCACTTATTTACAGCCTCAGGAACAAAGATGTCACAGGGGCCCTACAGAAAGCTCTGGGAAGGTGCTCATCCTCAGGAAGGTACACCTTCCAAAGAAACTTCATTTGCTGCTAG
- the LOC133062863 gene encoding olfactory receptor 2T2, with the protein MEIVLQNSTDFILLGLITHPTFPGFIFAVVFSIFLVAVTANMVMILLIHTDSHLHTPMYFLLSQLSIMDTVYICITVPKMLQDLLSKEKTISFLGCALQIFLYLTLIGGEFFLLGLMAYDRYVAVCNPLRYPLLMNRRICLFMVVGSWVGGSLDGFMLTPFTMSFPYCGPREINHFFCEIPAVLKLSCIDTSLYQTLMYACCVLMLLIPISIISVSYTRILLTVHRMNSAEGRRKAFATCSSHIMVVIIFYGAAFYTNVLPQSYHTPEKDKIVSAFYTILTPMLNPLIYSLRNKDVATALRRIQGRCTYSQKVRAGDVSKKY; encoded by the coding sequence ATGGAGATCGTTCTTCAAAATTCCACTGATTTCATCCTCTTGGGCCTCATCACACATCCCACATTCCCTGGATTTATCTTTGCAGTGGTCTTCTCCATCTTTCTGGTGGCTGTAACAGCCAACATGGTCATGATTCTGCTCATTCATACAGACTCCCACCTCCACACTCCCATGTACTTCCTGCTTAGCCAACTGTCCATCATGGACACTGTTTACATCTGCATCACTGTCCCCAAGATGTTGCAAGACCTCTTGTCCAAGGAAAAGACCATCTCCTTCCTGGGCTGTGCACTTCAGATCTTCCTCTACCTGACCCTGATTGGAGGAGAATTCTTCTTGCTGGGGCTCATGGCATATGACAGGTATGTGGCTGTGTGCAACCCTCTTCGATATCCTCTCCTCATGAACCGCAGGATTTGCTTGTTTATGGTGGTGGGTTCCTGGGTTGGTGGCTCCTTGGATGGGTTCATGCTGACTCCCTTTACCATGAGCTTCCCTTACTGTGGGCCCCGAGAGATCAATCACTTTTTCTGTGAGATCCCAGCAGTACTGAAGCTGTCCTGTATTGACACATCACTCTACCAGACCCTGATGTATGCCTGCTGCGTGCTGATGCTGCTCATCCCTATATCCATCATCTCTGTTTCCTACACACGCATCCTGCTCACAGTGCATCGGATGAACTCTGCAGAGGGCCGGCGCAAAGCATTTGCTACCTGTTCATCCCATATTATGGTGGTGATCATTTTCTATGGGGCAGCCTTCTACACCAATGTGCTGCCCCAATCATATCACACACCAGAGAAAGACAAGATTGTATCCGCCTTTTACACCATCCTCACACCAATGCTCAACCCACTCATCTACAGCTTGAGAAATAAAGATGTGGCTACAGCTCTAAGGAGAATACAGGGGAGATGTACATACTCCCAGAAAGTCAGAGCAGGGGATGTGTCCAAGAAATACTAG